One part of the Bdellovibrio sp. KM01 genome encodes these proteins:
- the secE gene encoding preprotein translocase subunit SecE — protein MEKTNSKIMTLSFAIAGALVGLTVHFLIKAFSGAFGVVAKLADNDLFKHGLPVATGIVLFAALQFNPRVLAWGEEVVSEIRKVVWPSRKDTTAMTIVCVVMVLISSVIISSFDLISGFFINFLMK, from the coding sequence GTGGAAAAAACTAATTCTAAGATCATGACTCTTAGTTTTGCAATTGCGGGTGCTTTGGTTGGATTGACCGTGCACTTCCTTATCAAAGCATTCTCGGGTGCTTTCGGTGTCGTTGCAAAATTGGCTGACAACGACTTGTTCAAACACGGTCTTCCGGTTGCAACAGGTATCGTTTTGTTTGCAGCACTTCAGTTCAACCCACGCGTACTGGCTTGGGGCGAAGAAGTAGTTTCTGAAATCCGTAAGGTTGTATGGCCTTCTCGCAAAGATACGACAGCAATGACTATCGTTTGCGTAGTAATGGTTCTTATCTCAAGCGTGATCATCAGCTCATTCGATTTGATTTCAGGCTTCTTTATCAACTTCCTAATGAAGTAA
- the nusG gene encoding transcription termination/antitermination protein NusG, giving the protein MDKKWYIVNVQTSCENTAKKAIEEKIKTSKMEEMFGEILIPAENVVELVKGQKQTKSRKFFPGYIFVQMFLNDETWHLVRNASKVTGFVGGTKTRPPEVPEAEVFRVTQQMAGVAEKPKMKVKFSVGENVTVVDGPFANFQGTVEEINEDKAKLKVLVSIFGRPTPVELDYIQVDKA; this is encoded by the coding sequence ATGGACAAAAAGTGGTACATCGTAAACGTTCAGACAAGTTGTGAAAATACGGCTAAAAAAGCCATCGAGGAAAAGATCAAAACCTCCAAGATGGAAGAGATGTTTGGCGAAATCCTGATCCCAGCTGAAAACGTTGTGGAGCTTGTAAAAGGCCAAAAACAAACGAAATCGCGTAAATTTTTCCCGGGTTATATCTTCGTTCAAATGTTTTTGAATGATGAGACTTGGCATTTGGTGAGAAATGCGTCAAAAGTAACAGGCTTTGTGGGTGGCACTAAAACTCGTCCCCCAGAAGTACCTGAAGCAGAGGTTTTCCGCGTAACTCAGCAAATGGCTGGCGTTGCAGAAAAACCTAAAATGAAGGTTAAGTTCTCTGTAGGTGAAAATGTGACTGTTGTTGACGGTCCGTTTGCTAACTTCCAAGGAACAGTAGAAGAGATCAACGAGGACAAAGCGAAGCTTAAAGTTCTTGTGAGCATCTTCGGTAGACCAACTCCAGTTGAGTTGGACTACATTCAAGTAGATAAAGCTTAA
- the rplK gene encoding 50S ribosomal protein L11 translates to MAKKVTGMIKLQIPAGKANPAPPVGPALGQHGVNIMEFCKQFNARTQALGDSIIPIIITVYQDRSFTFITKTPPVSSLIKKALKLESGSKMPQKDKVGKINNDQIKQIATTKLPDLNCLKVESAMAQVAGTAKSMGIDIA, encoded by the coding sequence ATGGCAAAAAAAGTTACAGGAATGATCAAGCTGCAAATACCGGCAGGGAAAGCTAATCCAGCTCCTCCCGTTGGACCGGCACTTGGACAGCACGGGGTAAACATCATGGAATTCTGTAAGCAGTTCAACGCGCGTACGCAAGCGTTGGGTGATAGCATCATCCCTATCATCATCACTGTTTATCAGGACAGATCGTTTACTTTCATCACAAAAACACCACCGGTGTCTTCTTTGATTAAAAAGGCGTTGAAATTGGAATCTGGTTCCAAAATGCCTCAAAAAGACAAAGTTGGTAAAATCAATAACGATCAAATCAAGCAAATCGCTACAACGAAATTGCCTGACTTGAACTGCTTGAAAGTTGAATCAGCAATGGCACAAGTCGCTGGTACAGCTAAGAGCATGGGCATCGACATCGCGTAG
- the rplA gene encoding 50S ribosomal protein L1, which yields MAGKKFAAASKKVDSAKKYTVDEAFKLVVESAPAKFDESIDVALRLGIDPKQSDQQVRGAIALPHGLGKEVKVVVFAKGPKETEAKNAGADFVGADDLVAKIQGGWLDFDKCIATPDMMATVSKVAKILGPRGLMPNPKIGTVTMNVGEAVTAEKKGKLDFRVDKAGIVHAGIGKKSMGDAKLRDNFMVLLAALVKAKPASSKGIYLRSISVASTMGPGVKIEPNAAAAATGALA from the coding sequence ATGGCAGGTAAAAAGTTCGCAGCAGCCTCTAAGAAGGTTGATTCTGCAAAAAAATACACTGTTGATGAAGCATTCAAACTAGTTGTTGAGTCCGCTCCAGCTAAATTTGATGAATCTATCGACGTAGCATTGCGTTTGGGTATCGACCCTAAGCAATCTGATCAACAAGTTCGTGGCGCAATCGCATTGCCTCACGGTTTGGGTAAAGAAGTAAAAGTAGTTGTTTTCGCAAAAGGTCCTAAAGAGACTGAAGCGAAAAACGCTGGCGCAGACTTTGTCGGCGCTGACGACCTTGTGGCTAAAATCCAAGGTGGCTGGTTGGACTTCGATAAATGTATCGCGACTCCAGACATGATGGCGACTGTTTCTAAAGTTGCTAAAATTCTAGGGCCTCGTGGTTTGATGCCGAATCCAAAAATCGGTACTGTAACTATGAACGTTGGCGAAGCCGTAACTGCCGAGAAAAAAGGTAAGTTGGATTTCCGCGTTGATAAAGCAGGTATCGTACATGCTGGTATCGGTAAGAAATCTATGGGCGATGCTAAACTTCGTGATAACTTCATGGTCCTTTTGGCCGCTCTAGTTAAAGCGAAACCAGCATCTTCTAAAGGTATCTACCTTCGCTCTATCTCCGTAGCATCTACTATGGGTCCAGGCGTGAAGATCGAGCCAAATGCGGCAGCAGCTGCAACTGGCGCTCTAGCGTAG
- the rplJ gene encoding 50S ribosomal protein L10, with product MITRADKEQEIKVITDKFGKAKGAFIVDFKGIKVEQVTNLRKKLNAADSEMKVVRNTLAKRAFKDHPAIEKAFTSSMKGTNAIVFSYGEVNATAKTLADFAKDVEVLQIKSGVMDGEALDDAKIKFLATLPGKDQLRAMFLGTLLASGSALARCLNAYAEKLGGGATAGTEEAPQA from the coding sequence ATGATCACTCGCGCAGATAAAGAGCAAGAGATTAAGGTTATTACTGATAAATTCGGTAAAGCTAAAGGAGCTTTCATCGTCGACTTCAAAGGCATCAAGGTTGAGCAAGTAACTAACTTGCGTAAAAAATTGAATGCTGCTGATTCAGAGATGAAAGTTGTCCGTAATACTCTAGCAAAAAGAGCGTTCAAAGATCACCCAGCTATTGAAAAAGCATTTACTAGTTCAATGAAGGGTACTAACGCCATCGTATTCTCATACGGTGAAGTGAACGCAACTGCTAAAACATTGGCTGATTTCGCTAAGGACGTAGAAGTTCTTCAAATCAAGTCTGGTGTAATGGATGGCGAAGCTTTGGACGACGCAAAGATTAAATTCTTGGCGACTCTTCCAGGTAAAGACCAACTCCGCGCTATGTTCCTTGGTACGCTATTGGCTTCAGGCTCTGCACTTGCACGTTGCTTGAACGCTTACGCCGAGAAACTTGGTGGTGGTGCTACTGCTGGTACTGAAGAAGCTCCACAAGCGTAA
- the rplL gene encoding 50S ribosomal protein L7/L12: protein MSLTNDQLVDALSAKTVLEIAELVKMLEEKWGVSAAAPVAAAGPAAAAVEEKTAFDVILVDAGANKINVIKEVRGLTGLGLAEAKALVEAGGKAVKEGATKEDAEKIKKALEAAGAKVTVK, encoded by the coding sequence ATGTCTCTAACTAACGATCAACTTGTTGACGCATTGTCTGCGAAAACAGTTCTTGAAATCGCTGAACTTGTAAAAATGCTTGAAGAAAAATGGGGCGTTTCTGCTGCTGCTCCTGTAGCTGCTGCAGGTCCTGCTGCTGCTGCTGTTGAAGAAAAAACTGCATTCGACGTAATCTTGGTTGATGCTGGCGCGAACAAAATCAACGTAATCAAAGAAGTACGTGGTTTGACTGGTTTGGGTCTTGCTGAAGCTAAAGCACTAGTTGAAGCTGGTGGCAAAGCAGTTAAAGAAGGCGCGACTAAAGAAGACGCTGAAAAAATCAAAAAAGCTCTTGAAGCTGCAGGCGCGAAAGTTACTGTTAAGTAG
- the rpoB gene encoding DNA-directed RNA polymerase subunit beta — MEKTPVTASNIRVRKSFAKNKQVIDIPNLIELQKSSYEAFIQKDMDPDRRGEAGLNGVFKSVFPITDFNNTASLEFVSYTLEPAKYDVDECRQRGMTFAAPIKVTLRLIVFDVDEETEARSIRDVKEQEVYLGEIPLMTANGSFIINGTERVVVSQLHRSPGVFFDHDGGKNNASGKLIYSARVIPYRGSWLDAEFDQKDLIHVRIDRRRKFPVTILLKALGYNAEQLLEYFYDLDEVYVKGGKLFRKLDIERMSGQRALTDILDPKGGEALVKAGRRITRAIVKKIKDLNITELEVEPKDLDGKVLAKPLIDESTGEIIADANAELNSAIIKRAIESGIESFYMIFFDGLTVGPYLRNTLLVDKVSNKDESLVEIYKRLRPGEPPTLEAATTFFGRLFFDPETYDLSEVGRIKINHRFGISMEECPPSHRTLTHKDILSTIKTLIDLKNGRGVIDDIDHLGNRRVRSVGELLENQYRIGLVRMERAIRERMSLQDVETMMPHDLVNAKPVNAVVKEFFGSSQLSQFMDQTNPLSEITHKRRLSALGPGGLTRDRAGFEVRDVHPTHYGRICPIETPEGPNIGLIASLATYARINNYGFIETPYRKVEQGAVSKDINYLSALEEAGHYIAPAARDEAGNKSIQTATTITRRDGEYEIVDKDKVALMDVSPSQLVSIAASLIPFLEHDDANRALMGSNMQRQAVPLLRSRAPLVGTGVERLVARDSGTSVVVQNDGIVEEVDASRIVIRRFAKGGELGANVDIYNLTKYQRTNQNTCFNQKPIVTVGDKVSKGDIVADGPSTELGELALGQNILVAFTPWQGYNFEDSILISERLLKDDVYTSIHIEEFECVARDTKLGKEEITRDIANVGEEALKDLDSSGIIRIGAEVRPGFILVGKVTPKGETQLSPEEKLLRAIFGEKAGDVRDTSLRAPSGVYGTVIDAQVYSREGADRDERLSSIIEEKKRKLEKDLAVEQNVIKNNSITKLRDILVGKITTGVLLNEDGSQKLLNKGQSITIADIETIPFELLNYIPLEQDLEFQVNKIIDNARNQLDAVKLVFNEKIDRLRKGDELPPGVIKMVKVYVAIKRKMQVGDKFAGRHGNKGVVSKVLPVEDMPYLADGSPVDMVLNPLGVPSRMNIGQVLEVHLGWAAHNLGKQIGAHLDKWNAENARKEMKDIFNDSDISTKLDGADEASLKSMVTRMKNGIHVGTPVFDGARESDVKNLLAKAEVPLSGKSILFDGRTGEPFTNPVTVGIMYMLKLHHLVEEKIHARSIGPYSLVSQQPLGGKAQFGGQRLGEMEVWAIEAYGAAYSLQEFLTVKSDDVAGRTRMYESIVKGENILEPGLPESFNVLVKELQSLALNVELMESDILRDQDEDLDGGGDVIEATVVAPTEPEQH; from the coding sequence TTGGAAAAAACTCCAGTTACGGCTTCTAACATTCGAGTTAGAAAGTCTTTCGCGAAAAATAAGCAAGTCATTGATATTCCCAACTTGATTGAATTGCAGAAGTCTTCTTACGAAGCTTTCATTCAAAAAGATATGGATCCAGATCGCCGTGGCGAAGCTGGTCTCAATGGCGTTTTCAAATCTGTTTTCCCAATCACAGATTTCAACAACACTGCAAGCCTAGAGTTCGTATCTTACACTCTTGAGCCAGCAAAATACGACGTAGATGAGTGTCGTCAGCGCGGAATGACTTTCGCTGCTCCGATCAAAGTTACTCTTCGTCTCATCGTGTTTGATGTTGATGAAGAAACAGAAGCACGTTCTATCCGTGACGTAAAAGAACAAGAAGTTTATTTGGGCGAAATCCCATTGATGACTGCAAACGGTTCTTTCATCATCAATGGTACTGAGCGCGTTGTTGTATCTCAGTTGCATCGTTCTCCGGGCGTGTTCTTCGATCACGACGGTGGTAAAAACAATGCTTCTGGTAAATTGATCTACTCTGCACGCGTGATCCCATACCGTGGTTCTTGGTTGGATGCTGAATTTGACCAAAAAGATTTGATCCACGTTCGTATCGATCGTCGTCGTAAATTCCCAGTTACAATCTTGTTGAAAGCATTGGGTTACAACGCTGAACAACTTCTTGAATACTTCTACGACCTTGACGAAGTTTACGTTAAAGGTGGCAAGTTGTTCCGTAAGTTGGATATCGAAAGAATGTCAGGCCAAAGAGCATTGACTGATATCCTTGATCCAAAAGGTGGCGAGGCACTAGTTAAAGCTGGTCGTCGTATCACTCGTGCGATCGTTAAGAAAATCAAAGATCTTAATATCACTGAACTTGAAGTTGAGCCAAAAGACCTTGATGGTAAAGTTTTGGCGAAACCTCTTATCGATGAATCCACTGGTGAGATCATCGCGGATGCGAACGCGGAATTAAATTCTGCCATCATCAAACGCGCTATCGAATCTGGCATCGAAAGCTTCTACATGATCTTCTTCGACGGTTTGACTGTTGGACCTTACCTTCGCAACACATTGTTGGTTGATAAAGTTTCTAACAAAGACGAATCATTGGTTGAGATCTACAAACGCCTTCGTCCTGGTGAGCCTCCAACTTTGGAAGCTGCTACGACATTCTTCGGTCGTTTGTTCTTTGATCCAGAGACTTATGATCTTTCTGAAGTTGGTCGTATCAAGATCAACCACAGATTCGGTATCTCTATGGAAGAGTGCCCACCGTCTCACAGAACACTGACTCACAAAGATATCTTGAGCACTATCAAAACGCTTATCGATCTGAAAAATGGTCGCGGTGTTATCGACGATATCGATCACTTGGGTAACCGTCGTGTTCGTTCCGTAGGTGAGTTGCTTGAAAACCAATACCGTATCGGTTTGGTTCGTATGGAGCGCGCTATCCGTGAACGTATGTCTCTACAAGACGTAGAAACAATGATGCCTCACGATCTAGTGAACGCTAAACCAGTAAACGCAGTTGTTAAAGAATTCTTCGGTTCTTCTCAATTGTCACAATTCATGGACCAAACAAATCCATTGTCCGAGATCACGCACAAACGTCGTTTGTCAGCTCTTGGACCTGGTGGTTTGACTCGTGACCGTGCCGGTTTCGAAGTACGTGACGTACATCCAACGCATTACGGTCGTATCTGTCCAATCGAAACTCCAGAGGGTCCAAACATCGGTTTGATCGCCTCTTTGGCAACTTACGCTCGTATCAACAACTACGGTTTCATCGAGACTCCGTACCGTAAAGTTGAACAAGGCGCAGTTTCTAAAGACATCAACTACTTGTCTGCATTGGAAGAAGCGGGTCACTACATCGCTCCTGCAGCTCGTGATGAAGCTGGTAACAAATCAATCCAAACTGCTACGACAATTACTCGTCGTGACGGTGAGTACGAAATCGTTGATAAAGATAAAGTTGCCTTGATGGACGTTTCTCCATCTCAGCTGGTATCTATCGCGGCTTCTTTGATTCCGTTCCTAGAGCATGACGATGCCAACCGTGCCCTGATGGGTTCGAACATGCAACGTCAAGCGGTTCCATTGTTGCGTTCTCGCGCACCACTAGTTGGTACAGGCGTTGAACGTTTGGTTGCTCGTGACTCTGGTACATCTGTCGTTGTTCAAAATGATGGTATCGTTGAAGAAGTAGATGCTTCTCGTATCGTTATCCGTCGTTTTGCTAAAGGCGGAGAACTTGGTGCGAACGTAGATATCTACAATCTAACTAAGTACCAACGTACAAATCAAAATACATGCTTCAATCAAAAACCAATCGTAACTGTTGGTGACAAGGTTTCTAAAGGCGACATCGTTGCCGATGGTCCTTCCACTGAGCTTGGCGAGTTGGCTCTAGGTCAAAACATCCTAGTAGCGTTCACTCCTTGGCAAGGTTACAACTTCGAGGACTCCATCCTTATTTCTGAACGCTTGTTGAAAGACGACGTTTACACATCTATCCACATCGAAGAGTTCGAGTGCGTAGCGCGTGACACGAAATTGGGTAAGGAAGAGATCACTCGCGATATCGCAAACGTTGGTGAAGAAGCACTTAAAGACCTAGACAGCTCTGGTATCATCCGCATCGGTGCGGAAGTTCGCCCTGGTTTCATCTTGGTTGGTAAAGTTACTCCTAAAGGTGAAACTCAACTTTCTCCTGAAGAAAAACTTTTGAGAGCGATCTTCGGTGAAAAAGCTGGTGATGTACGTGATACATCCCTTCGCGCACCATCTGGCGTTTACGGTACTGTTATCGACGCACAAGTTTACTCTCGTGAAGGCGCAGACCGCGATGAGCGTTTGTCTTCAATCATCGAAGAGAAAAAACGCAAGCTTGAAAAAGACTTGGCTGTTGAACAGAACGTTATCAAAAATAACTCCATCACGAAACTTCGCGATATCTTGGTAGGCAAAATCACTACTGGCGTATTGTTGAATGAAGATGGTTCACAAAAACTTTTGAACAAAGGTCAATCGATCACGATCGCGGATATCGAAACAATTCCATTCGAATTGTTGAACTATATCCCTCTTGAGCAAGATCTTGAGTTCCAAGTTAACAAAATCATCGACAACGCTCGTAACCAACTTGACGCAGTTAAATTGGTATTCAACGAGAAGATCGATCGCCTTCGTAAAGGTGACGAGCTTCCTCCAGGCGTTATCAAAATGGTTAAAGTTTACGTTGCGATTAAACGTAAAATGCAAGTCGGCGATAAATTTGCCGGCCGTCACGGAAATAAAGGTGTCGTTTCTAAAGTGTTGCCTGTTGAAGACATGCCATACCTTGCAGACGGTTCTCCGGTTGACATGGTTCTGAATCCACTGGGCGTACCTTCACGTATGAACATTGGTCAGGTCCTTGAGGTTCACTTGGGTTGGGCAGCGCACAACTTGGGTAAACAAATCGGTGCCCACCTTGATAAGTGGAATGCAGAAAACGCACGTAAAGAAATGAAAGATATCTTCAATGATTCTGATATCAGCACAAAACTTGATGGTGCTGACGAAGCTTCTTTGAAATCAATGGTAACTCGTATGAAGAACGGTATCCACGTTGGAACACCGGTATTCGACGGTGCTCGTGAGTCAGACGTTAAGAACTTGCTTGCGAAAGCAGAAGTTCCACTTTCTGGTAAGTCCATCCTATTCGATGGTCGTACTGGTGAGCCGTTCACGAACCCAGTTACTGTGGGTATCATGTACATGCTTAAACTTCACCATCTGGTTGAAGAGAAGATCCATGCTCGTTCTATCGGACCTTATTCTCTCGTTTCGCAACAACCTTTGGGCGGTAAAGCTCAATTCGGTGGTCAGCGTCTAGGGGAGATGGAAGTTTGGGCGATCGAAGCATACGGTGCCGCTTACTCTCTACAAGAGTTCCTAACTGTTAAGTCAGATGACGTAGCAGGTAGAACACGTATGTACGAAAGTATCGTTAAGGGTGAAAACATCCTTGAGCCGGGTCTTCCTGAATCGTTCAACGTTCTAGTGAAAGAGCTTCAGTCTCTTGCATTGAATGTTGAGTTGATGGAGTCCGACATCCTTCGTGATCAAGATGAAGATCTTGATGGCGGTGGCGATGTTATTGAAGCAACTGTTGTGGCTCCTACTGAGCCAGAGCAGCACTAA